A genome region from Myxococcales bacterium includes the following:
- a CDS encoding cytochrome ubiquinol oxidase subunit I, with amino-acid sequence MAEGSGWAKALSGVRGGILKISAILVVVYVLAFLLPRAFEAADYRDFPVIGSRVLVWSVAQAHLMFAAFVLGVPIFVFIAEVIGVFQKSEEYDGLAKEFMRLLAMSYTITATLGGMLLVALITLYPKFTTHMEKVFEPTWAFYIGIIFCEALFSYLYFYSWDLLQGSKKKWHLLLGGFVNALGIGILVITNAWTGYMMTPSGIEGTDIAITVTSRIDAFMNYAWNPLNIHRLLANVCFGGAIVGAYAGFRFLAATSDEERARFDWMGYIGSFIAVAAFIPLPFAGYYLGREIYAYSQQMGVSMMGGSFAQLWILQAILIGALFLAINLYLWLAMARIPGGDRYKKFQAPVLIVLATGLAVWATPHSIIATVAEMKAMGSAHHPRLGVLGVMSAKNTAVNLMILATFITFMLYRRGNKKATGSFVVAGNSIQIVALLAALAGIVAIGIYGYFVPAAVRVGLSAYQPMMVGAFMVLYLLLEVPIYRNSESLGEIKWGQIPRLSQYVLFFLAVTFTWLMGLMGYIRSGIRQYWHVYQVMKDTSEGAFIPSHGFATTVISIIVLIFFLFVSMVFALAMRSELQDREQP; translated from the coding sequence ATGGCTGAAGGGAGCGGCTGGGCAAAAGCGCTGTCGGGAGTGCGCGGCGGCATCCTGAAGATCTCGGCCATCCTGGTAGTCGTGTACGTGCTCGCGTTCTTGCTTCCTCGGGCATTCGAGGCAGCCGACTACAGAGATTTCCCGGTGATCGGAAGCCGAGTACTGGTGTGGTCCGTGGCCCAGGCACACTTGATGTTCGCCGCGTTCGTGCTGGGCGTACCGATTTTCGTGTTCATCGCCGAAGTGATTGGCGTCTTCCAGAAGAGCGAAGAATACGATGGGCTGGCCAAGGAATTCATGCGCCTGTTGGCCATGAGCTACACCATCACCGCCACCCTGGGCGGAATGCTCCTGGTCGCTTTGATCACGCTCTACCCCAAGTTCACGACCCACATGGAGAAGGTCTTCGAGCCCACCTGGGCGTTCTACATTGGGATCATTTTCTGCGAAGCGCTGTTTTCGTACCTCTACTTCTACAGCTGGGATCTGCTGCAGGGCTCGAAGAAGAAGTGGCACTTGTTGCTCGGTGGATTCGTCAATGCGCTGGGGATCGGCATCCTGGTCATCACGAACGCCTGGACGGGCTACATGATGACACCGAGCGGGATCGAAGGCACCGACATCGCCATCACGGTCACGAGCCGCATCGACGCCTTCATGAACTACGCCTGGAATCCCCTGAACATCCACCGACTGCTCGCCAATGTTTGTTTCGGGGGTGCGATCGTGGGCGCCTATGCGGGCTTCCGCTTCCTGGCCGCCACCAGCGACGAAGAGCGCGCACGCTTCGACTGGATGGGCTACATCGGCAGCTTCATCGCCGTCGCCGCCTTCATTCCACTGCCCTTCGCCGGCTACTACCTGGGCCGGGAAATTTACGCCTATAGCCAGCAGATGGGCGTATCGATGATGGGTGGCTCCTTCGCGCAACTCTGGATTCTGCAGGCCATCCTCATCGGAGCGCTCTTCCTCGCCATCAATCTCTACCTGTGGTTGGCCATGGCCCGGATTCCGGGGGGCGACCGGTACAAGAAATTCCAGGCGCCGGTTTTGATCGTGTTGGCGACGGGTCTCGCAGTCTGGGCGACACCGCACAGCATCATCGCCACGGTCGCAGAAATGAAGGCCATGGGTTCGGCTCATCACCCGAGACTCGGGGTGCTGGGAGTCATGTCGGCGAAGAACACGGCCGTCAACCTGATGATTCTGGCCACCTTCATCACGTTCATGCTCTACCGGCGCGGCAACAAGAAGGCCACCGGGTCCTTTGTCGTGGCCGGCAACTCGATCCAGATCGTCGCCCTGCTGGCGGCTCTGGCCGGAATCGTCGCGATTGGCATCTACGGTTACTTCGTTCCCGCCGCGGTTCGGGTCGGGCTCTCCGCGTACCAACCGATGATGGTCGGGGCCTTCATGGTCCTGTACCTGCTGCTCGAGGTGCCGATCTACCGGAATTCGGAATCCCTGGGTGAAATCAAGTGGGGCCAGATTCCTCGCTTGTCCCAGTATGTCCTGTTCTTTCTAGCCGTGACCTTCACCTGGCTGATGGGATTGATGGGCTACATCCGATCGGGCATTCGGCAGTACTGGCACGTCTACCAGGTCATGAAGGATACGAGCGAGGGAGCCTTCATCCCGAGCCACGGGTTCGCGACGACGGTCATCTCGATCATCGTGTTGATTTTCTTTCTGTTCGTCTCGATGGTCTTCGCCCTGGCGATGCGCTCCGAGTTGCAGGACCGAGAACAGCCGTGA
- a CDS encoding carboxypeptidase regulatory-like domain-containing protein has translation MERRLILTVTCLVIFFPLLSQAGDGKPWDPALGTATISGSVKFDGKQPRSRPIDMAGADEKCAELHGGVRQKPETVIVNDNGTLRNVFVWIKSGAEGWEFPLPAGDASLEQIGCKYTPHVQGMRTGQALAIKTSDPTAHNVHGFGKVNRPFNRSQPPGAGDIVVKMRRDESHPPMKIKCDIHPWMNAYVGVVPHPYFAVTQDDGSFELPNLAPGTYTVEAWHEKYDTMEQTVVVGDNDTQMIEFTFSKK, from the coding sequence GTGGAGAGGCGACTAATTCTGACGGTAACCTGCCTGGTCATTTTCTTCCCACTGCTGTCCCAGGCCGGGGACGGCAAGCCCTGGGATCCAGCGTTGGGTACGGCAACGATTTCCGGCAGTGTGAAGTTCGACGGGAAACAGCCGCGATCGCGGCCCATCGATATGGCCGGGGCCGACGAGAAGTGTGCAGAGCTGCACGGCGGCGTGAGGCAGAAGCCCGAGACCGTCATCGTCAATGACAACGGCACCCTGCGCAACGTCTTCGTGTGGATCAAGTCGGGGGCAGAGGGTTGGGAGTTCCCGCTGCCCGCGGGCGATGCGTCCCTCGAACAGATCGGCTGTAAGTACACGCCACACGTGCAGGGCATGCGGACCGGCCAGGCCCTCGCGATCAAGACCAGCGACCCCACCGCCCACAACGTTCACGGGTTCGGCAAGGTGAACCGGCCCTTCAATCGCTCCCAACCGCCCGGTGCCGGGGATATCGTCGTCAAGATGCGGCGGGACGAGAGCCATCCGCCGATGAAGATCAAGTGCGACATCCACCCCTGGATGAACGCCTATGTAGGCGTTGTACCCCATCCCTACTTCGCAGTCACCCAGGACGATGGCTCCTTCGAGCTGCCCAATCTCGCACCAGGCACCTACACCGTCGAAGCATGGCACGAAAAATATGACACGATGGAGCAGACGGTGGTTGTCGGCGACAACGACACCCAGATGATCGAGTTCACGTTCTCAAAGAAGTGA